One Chaetodon trifascialis isolate fChaTrf1 chromosome 21, fChaTrf1.hap1, whole genome shotgun sequence genomic window carries:
- the LOC139349707 gene encoding progestin and adipoQ receptor family member 4-like, with product MVLYEGPRLLDFTKTPTHLQFNKYVLTGYRPVSTAQECLKSIFYMHNELGNIYTHGIPFFLFLVLLPFSIPWMEVDSIWICVVHYLACLCPTVGSVVYHVFMNHIGGEHVYDILLSLDMFGVCLVNTLGALPIIHITLLCYPAIRQTALLAYILLSSYGIYCATTARTNVLRLRAFVWQGLFRFSLFLFRVFGSGVGSPNSLRLFIIMDTLAVLGGVVNIIQIPERFIPGRFDNWGNSHQIMHVMVTCSIIYLHWGTLEDLAWIKTYQCPTE from the exons ATGGTGCTTTACGAAGGACCGCGGCTGTTGGACTTCACAAAGACCCCTACACACCTTCAGTTCAACAAGTATGTCCTGACAGGTTACCGGCCAGTCTCCACGGCTCAAGAGTGCCTCAAGAGCATCTTCTACATGCACAATGAGCTGGGGAACATTTACACTCATG GcatccctttcttcctcttcttggtGCTGCTGCCTTTCAGTATCCCCTGGATGGAGGTGGACAGCATCTGGATCTGTGTGGTCCACTACCTGGCCTGCCTCTGCCCCACCGTTGGCTCTGTGGTCTACCATGTGTTCATGAACCATATAGGAGGAGAACATGTGTACGACATCCTGCTCTCCCTGGACATGTTCGGGGTCTGCCTGGTTAACACGCTGG GGGCACTTCCCATCATCCACATCACCCTTCTTTGCTACCCCGCCATACGACAGACCGCCTTGCTGGCCTACATCCTCCTGTCGAGCTACGGTATATACTGTGCCACCACGGCCCGCACGAATGTCCTGCGGCTGCGAGCTTTCGTCTGGCAGGGCCTGTTCCGCttcagcctcttcctcttccgGGTGTTTGGCAGCGGGGTGGGCAGCCCCAACTCCCTGCggctcttcatcatcatggaCACACTGGCTGTACTGGGAGGGGTGGTCAACATCATCCAGATTCCAGAGCGTTTCATCCCAGGCCGGTTTGACAACTGGGGCAACAGCCACCAGATAATGCATGTCATGGTTACTTGCTCAATAATCTACCTGCACTGGGGCACACTGGAGGATTTAGCCTGGATTAAGACCTACCAGTGTCCTACTGAGTGA
- the pelo gene encoding protein pelota homolog translates to MKLLHKDIEKDNAGQVTLMPEEAEDMWHTYNLLQVGDSLRASTIRKVQTESTTGSVGSSRVRTTLTLCVETIDFDSQACQLRVKGTNIEENQYVKMGAYHTIELELNRKFTLAKKSWDSVVLDRIEQACDATQKADVAAVVMQEGLANLVLVTTAMTLLRAKVELTIPRKRRGSCTQHEKALERFYEAVMQAILRHINFDVVKCILVASPGFVKDQFITYLFKEAVRQDNKILLENRPKFMLVHSSSGHKYSLKEILSDPAVTSRLSDTKAAGEVKALEDFYKMLQHEPDRAFYGLAHVEKAADALAIDTLLISDKLFRHQDIPTRSRYVRLVDNVRDNGGNVRIFSSLHVSGEQLTQLSGVAAILRFPIADLSEAEDDSSSDED, encoded by the exons ATGAAGTTGCTCCATAAAGACATTGAAAAAGATAATGCCGG TCAGGTGACTCTGATgccagaggaggcagaggatatGTGGCACACCTACAACCTGCTACAAGTGGGGGACAGCTTGAGAGCCTCCACTATCAG GAAGGTGCAGACAGAGTCCACCACTGGAAGTGTGGGCAGCTCCAGAGTCCGGACTACCCTCACTTTATGTGTGGAGACTATCGACTTCGACTCCCAGGCCTGCCAGCTGAGAGTAAAGGGCACCAACATTGAGGAGAACCAGTATGTCAAG ATGGGCGCTTATCACACTATTGAGCTTGAGCTCAACAGGAAGTTCACTCTCGCTAAAAAGAGCTGGGACAGCGTCGTGCTGGACAGGATCG AGCAGGCATGTGATGCAACCCAGAAGGCAGATGTGGCAGCTGTGGTAATGCAGGAGGGTCTGGCCAACCTGGTGCTGGTGACCACCGCCATGACTCTGCTCCGTGCCAAGGTGGAGCTCACCATTCCTCGCAAGAGAAGGGGAAGCTGCACCCAGCACGAGAAG gcgcTGGAGAGGTTCTATGAGGCCGTGATGCAAGCGATTCTCCGCCACATCAATTTTGATG TGGTGAAGTGCATCCTGGTCGCCAGTCCAGGCTTTGTGAAGGACCAGTTCATCACCTACCTCTTCAAAGAGGCAGTGCGACAAGACAACAAGATCCTGCTGGAGAATCGACCCAAATTCATGCTGGTCCACTCGTCATCAGGTCATAAGTACTCGCTCAAAG AAATCCTCTCTGATCCCGCCGTGACAAGTCGGCTCTCTGATACCAAG GCAGCAGGAGAGGTGAAAGCCCTGGAAGATTTCTATAAGATGCTCCAACATGAGCCTGACCGAGCCTTTTATGG ACTGGCTCATGTGGAGAAAGCTGCCGACGCCCTCGCCATCGACACCTTGTTGATAAGCGATAAGCTGTTCAG GCACCAGGATATCCCCACGAGGAGTCGTTACGTTCGGCTGGTGGACAACGTGAGAGACAATGGCGGCAATGTCAG aaTTTTCTCAAGCCTTCATGTTTCTGGTGAAC AACTGACTCAGCTGAGCGGAGTGGCTGCCATCCTGCGGTTTCCCATTGCCGACCTATCTGAGGCTGAGGACGACAGCAGCTCAGACGAAGACTGA